In Bufo gargarizans isolate SCDJY-AF-19 chromosome 5, ASM1485885v1, whole genome shotgun sequence, the following are encoded in one genomic region:
- the CCDC32 gene encoding coiled-coil domain-containing protein 32, translating to MRMLESLDSPEAVSSMDMWAEICPCTPDVQEVNLSGTFSDSFLGPLPSDIPPNADSSYSPKPWAPLQDSEMYLATLERRLQKIKGQTSEVTSKDMLLSLGKAKKECWDRFLQESSETEAYIEASDVDNSKLEHLKRWLQPEKVAINAEEVQCLIPGESPLINGENEQDSSSVEQ from the exons ATGAGGATGCTTGAGAGCCTAGATTCTCCCGAGGCGGTATCCAGTATGGACATGTGGGCGGAGATCTGTCCCTGTACTCCAGACGTCCAGGAAGTGAACCTATCGGGCACCTTTTCAGACTCCTTCCTGGGTCCTCTTCCCAGTGACATTCCTCCGAATGCTGACTCCTCTTACTCCCCAAAACCCTGGGCTCCATTACAAGATTCTGAAATGTACTTGGCAACTTTAG AACGCAGGTTGCAGAAAATTAAAGGTCAGACTTCTGAAGTGACATCCAAGGACATGTTACTATCGCTAGGGAAAGCAAAAAAGGAATGCTGGGACAGATTTTTACAGGAATCCTCAGAAACCGAAGCCTATATTGAAGCAAGTGACGTGGACAATAG CAAGCTAGAACATTTGAAGAGGTGGCTGCAGCCAGAGAAAGTGGCGATAAATGCAGAGGAGGTGCAGTGTCTAATACCTGGCGAATCTCCGTTGATAAATGGCGAAAATGAGCAGGACTCTTCTTCTGTTGAACAGTga